The following is a genomic window from Verrucosispora sp. WMMD573.
CTCCAGGACGTCGGCACTCCGACCCAGGTGTACGGGCGGCCGGCGACCCTCTACGTGGCCGCGTTCCTGGGCAGTCCCCGGATGAACCTGCTGGAGGCGTCGGTCTACGTTCACCTCGATCGTTACGTCACGCTCACCCTCGGGGAACAGGCGCTCTACCTGCCCTGGGACGACATCCGCAGCCGAGCCGTGGCGCACTACCACGGCGAGCGGATCGTGGTCGGGATGCGGGCCGAGGCGCTCACCCCGGTCGCCCCGGACACCCCCGGCGACGTGCTCCAGGGCCGCATCCGCTACCTGGAGCATCACGGCCACGAGTCGCTCGCCTTCCTCGACATCGGCGCGACCGCCATCATGGTGGACGACATCGGCGCCCCAGCGGACGCGGACGCTCCGCCCGGTCAGCGCGGCCTGCGCCGGTTCGGCCAGGTGATGCAGCGAATCACCGGCCGGGCCAACGAGTCGACGACACCAGCGGCCGACGGCGGCCGGACCAGCGTGCTGCACGACCCGGGCCGGCACCACCGTCGCCCGGCCGAACTCGCGGTCCGGCTCGCCCCGTACCCCGCCGTCACCGCCGGCCACCCACTCGCGGTCCAGGTACGCATGGACGCCCTGCACTTCTTCGACGAACGCGGCGACCGCATCGACGTCGGCTGGCGCTGACCAACCCTCGCCCCCCTACCCCCCGCCCCCGCCCCGTCGATCATGCAGTTGCGGCACTCGATATGCGGCATAAGTCCCCTTTATCCCGTGCCACAAGTGCATGATCGGCGCGGTGGGGCGAGGGGGCGGGGGGGCGGGGGGAGGGGGACCACGCGAGGTAGCGGGTGAGGCCGATCTCGTTGCGGCCGTACTCGACCTTGGGCAGTAGGCGGGCCATCGAGCGGGGCCACGGATGCCCGCAGGCCCGGCA
Proteins encoded in this region:
- a CDS encoding ABC transporter ATP-binding protein, with amino-acid sequence MTTVALKDVTKVFRDGTVAVDSINLDVNDGEFMVLLGPSGCGKSTVLRMVAGLEDPTSGAVMLNGELANDLPPRERKIAMVFQDFALYPHMSVNDNIAFPLKLAGVEPTPRGERVTDVASALGIGDVLARRPSQLSGGQRQRVAMGRAIVRRPGLFLMDEPLSNLDSGLRAELRAEISGLTRELGVTTIYVTHDQAEALTMADRVAIMRKGVLQDVGTPTQVYGRPATLYVAAFLGSPRMNLLEASVYVHLDRYVTLTLGEQALYLPWDDIRSRAVAHYHGERIVVGMRAEALTPVAPDTPGDVLQGRIRYLEHHGHESLAFLDIGATAIMVDDIGAPADADAPPGQRGLRRFGQVMQRITGRANESTTPAADGGRTSVLHDPGRHHRRPAELAVRLAPYPAVTAGHPLAVQVRMDALHFFDERGDRIDVGWR